Genomic DNA from Acidobacteriota bacterium:
CTCTTGACCCGCACGTAGGAGCTGGCGCCCGGTCCGATGCTGGGCCATAGGACGGTGTAGGTGGAGCTGGTGCGGCTCACCGAGCCGCCGCCGGGGAGGTCGTAGGTTTCTCCATCCGCGAGGGCCACCGCCTCACCGTTGACCATCAAGGGGCCACCGCCACCGGGAGGATTGACGTAGAAGCCGACCCGGTCGGTGCCCACCAACAGGGCAGCGGCTTTGTTGTAGGAAACCCGCCCGCCGGATCCACCGGCCTGCCGTACCTGAACTTCGAAGCCGGCGTTGGGAGCTCGGCTGAGCACCATCTCGCCGTGGGCCTGGAAGTCGTAGTGCACGCCGTCGTGGGTGACGAGGTGAGGGTCGCCCCAGGAGTTGCCGCCGCTGTCGGCGCACTCCAGGCGCAGGGTGATGGTTCGCTGATCGCCGGGAACGGAGATCTCGATCTCGGACTCGGTGACGCCGCCGACGGTGCAGGCGGCGCTGACAGTGACCAGCTCATCGCTCTCCGCCGCCACGAAGCCGCCGGCAGGGGCGAGGCTGAAGGGCAGGTCGGTGGTGGGGGAGGAGGTCCAGGGGAGCTCCTGGTCGGTGCGGTTGTGGATGGTCAGCTCGCCTTCCACCACCACCGGCGGATCCGCCACCGTGCCCTTGAGCACCACCACTTCCGGCTCGACGGAGAAGTTCTCGCAGCCGGCAAAGACCGGATAGGGGAAGGTCTCCAGCTCGCCGTCGACGTCCAGGGTGAGCTCGATCCACGTCGGCGGAATCGGCTCAGTCCCGGTGCAATCCACCCGCAGCAGGTGGGGAATGATGACTCCGGGGGCGATGGTGATCTCCTCGTCCGGCTCCACCGTCAGCCAGGAGGGACCGGTGTCGTTGCTCAAGGTGTAGGTCTTGGCACTGGCGCCGATGTTGTAAGCGTAGAGATCGAGGACCCAAACGTCCCCCAGGGTGCCGACGATCTCCGGGTCCACCGGGGTGACGAGCACCGGCGGAGCCTCCTTCACGGTGACCGTCTCCACCGCCGAGGCGCTGGGGAAGAAGGGCAGAATGGAGTCGAAGGAGCGGAATTCCCAGACCCCCTCTTGGCCCTCCAACGGCGAGAAGTTGACGCTATTGCCCGCTCCCAGTAGGGAGAATTCCGGCGCGCCGGGTGGCCGGGCCCAGATCTCGAAGTTCTGGATCGGTCGCCAGAGATCCTGGAACAAGCTGGGGGTCCACCGGCTCTCGAGGTCGGTGCTGGGCCAGTGGTGGGGGATGGCCCCGTTGATCCACACCGGGTCATGGACGGCCTCGAGCTCCGGTCCGGCAGCGGTGACGGACAGCTCGGTGATGGTGATGGGGTCGACCTCGAAGGCGGCACCGTCCACCAGATCCCAACCAAAGATCTCGAGCACTCGCTCGGTGAAGGTGCCGGTTTCGATGCTCTTGAATGGGAAGAAGTCCCAAAGCGCCGCATCGGTCATGGTTGGTCCCAGGTATTCGGGGTCGGCAGGGCCCAAGAAGGCTTCGCCGGGGATGAAAATCTCACCCTGGGTGGCAAATTGGTTCGCCAGGAAGAAGATATCGAGAATGACCGCCGTGTCGAAGGCACCCGTGGGATCGCTGGGGAAGACTCCCGGGTAGAGGCTCGCCTTGACCCCGAGCTCGACATAGGAGCGGGCGCTGAGGGTCATGTCGGCGGTTTGAGGACCCGATACATAAGGAGTGGTCCCGGAGCCGGTGAGCTCCGGATCCTCGAATCCACTGGGTAAGCGAAGGCCGTCGACGTCATCCCATTCGAGCCCGCCGTAGAGCAGAGTCGAGTACTCGAAAGTGGGACTCCCAACCTCGACGCCGCCATCGCTTTGGCCGAGGTCGAGGCCGATCTCTACTCCAGGCTTGATGTACGCATAGAAATGGAACGTCGCCACGGCGTGCAGCGGAATCGGGAACAGCCAAAGCCGCGGGAGTACCTCGAAGGCACATTCCACCTGGGTCTGCCAGCGGACCTCAGGGACTCCGATCCCCATCAGGCCTTCGAACCCGATGGCCATGGCGACGATGGCGCCGTTGTCGAGCTGTAGCTTGAACTGACTCGACGGGCTGAAGCTCGGGTTGATGCTGAAGTCGCAGTCGCTGAGGGCCTTGGGAGTGATTGCGGAAGCGCCCACCGCGGGGGTGACGTCGACGGGGGAGCCGTCCCACGATGGGAAGCCGGCGTCGGCGTAGACGTCGGCGATGCGCTCCAACGCCGACGCGTCGAGGTCGATGTTGAGGTGCTCATAGACCGCCTCGAAGGGCGGCGAGTTGCCGCGCAGGATCACGCTGTCGGTTTGGACCTCGACGCTCTGGACGGCGATGGACGCCGCCGTGCCGAAGGTGGCGAGGTCGCCGGCGCCGAGGACTTCCGTTTGTGCCGTGCGCTGGACCGTCAGGGTCAGGTAGCCCAGGTCCACCGACGCCGCGGGATCCACCGCCAGATCGAGGAGCAGGCTCGCATCGAGATCGACGATTCCCGGCATCATCACCGCGCCGGTGGCGATGGAGGCCACCGCCGGGACGTGCAGATCTGCGCCGTCGGCGGCAGCGGCGATGAGGGTGAAGGTGTCGTCGGTGATCACCGTGGCAAGGCCGTTGGCGTCGACGGAGACCCGCTCCGGATTGCTCGAGGTCCACACGACCTGGGCTCCGGGGGGCAGGGGGGTGGGGTTGCCGTCGGCGTCGTACCAGCTGGCGGTGAGCTGCACCACATCACCGGCATCGAGCAGCAGTGCCGGGCTCGGACCGATCTCCAGGTGCGGCAGATCCGCCACCGGCGGTGGTTCAGTGCCGCCGGCGTAGGTGACCACCAGCTCCGGCGGGCCCACCGTCGATTCCCGGCTGAGGAAGAAGCTCTGGCCGCTGCCGGTGCCCGTCAGCGCCACGGTGAACCGGCCGCTGCCGAGAGCGGCGGTGGCGGCGGCGGTGGTGACATCCAACTCCAACACGTCGCTGGGGGCGCTGCTGGGAAGCGTACCGAGGGTCGCGCCGAGGGCTGGCTGGTTGTTCCAGGTGATGGACGTTTCGTTCCAGGCGGCGGCGGCGGGCTCGGTGAGAGAGACCGCCGTTGGCACGGAAGTGGGAGCGTTGGAGGTCACCCGCAGAACGGCGCTCTCCACCGTCCCGGGGTCAATCTCGAAGGCGAGGAAGCTGCGATATTGGCCGGTGCGGGCGCGCAGCACGGTTTCGGCGCCGTAGTTGTTCGTCGGCCGCGCGCTGTAAACGTAGGCGTCAGCGGCGGGTGGGAAGCTGCTGGTCTCGCCGCCGCCGCCACCACCACCACCGGAGAGGGTGCTGGCGGTGACCGGACCGGCCCAGGGGCTGGCGCCACCGGAGCCGACGGCGCGGACCCGATAGCGGTACTCGGTGGCAGCGGCCAGACCGCCGTCGACGTAGGTCTCGGCACCGGCACCGAGAGCCACCAGATTCTGGTAGCTCGCGCCTTGGTCGGCGCTGCGCTGGATCTCGAAGCCCGTCTCGTCGGTCGAGGCGTCGGTCCAGGTGAGCTGGATCTGGCTCGTGGATAGAGCCGTGGCCTGAAGGTTGCTGGGCGGGTTGGGAGGCTCGGGGGAGGTGCCCGAGGCCGAGGTGGCGAAGTAGACGCCGGTGTATTTGACCCCTTGGTTGCGCCCGGCCTGATAACGGCCGTGGAGCTCGATGCGGTAGTAGGGGTAGCCGGTGGCGATCTCGGTTTCCACCAGCGGCAGCTGTTCCCACACCCCGTTGCCGCTGGTGGTGGTGGCCCACGGTTGCCAGACTTGGGTCCAGGGACCTTGGGCGCCGCTACCGCCGTAGACCGTGACGGTGGCTTCCTCGAGGAAGAGGGAGACCACCCAGGTCTGGAAGCGCAGGGTGCGGAGAGCCGGATCCGAGACCACCACGGTGCTCAGATAGGCGTCCTCACCGCTGTGATCCTGGCCGTCGCCGGAGCCGGCGGCGAAGCGGGCAGCGGTGCCGGTGACCCCGTCGGGGGTCGGGTTCGAGAGCTTCTGACTGGTGCCCCAGATATTCTGGGGCTGGCTCCAGCCGTCGAGGCCGGCGTCCGTAGGATCGCCGGCGGAGCGGAACCAGGGGTTGGTGATCAAGTTGTCGCCGGCCAGCGCTGGCGCCGGCTCGGCGGCCAGCGGGGCTGTGCACAGCAGCAGGAAACAGAGGACTACAGCTCGGAAATACGACATCGAGAGGGTCTCCTTCGGTTCGCGGCAAGATTCCTTGCCGGCATGATGTTTTGGCGGCACGGCCCCTGCGCCGAGTCCGGCGCGCCGCTGTCTCACCCACTCGGAGTAGGCAGGTCGGTTTTTTCCGTGAGACGATGAAGATTCTCGGTAGGAGCTTGAATTTTCGGGCTTGGCTAAGTGCTGGTTCCGACGAAGGAAAGTCTTCCGAATGCAACCTGCCACGAGTCCGAGGCGTATCAGCGCCTCTCGGCTCGGCTACCAGGCAGCGTTCTCATTAGCCGCTTCATGAGCATCTCTCTCCATCGCAGGCTCAGCCGGATTCTGGAGGGCGACCGGGACGCCGCCGCCTGGCTCTACGACACCTTCGCCCCCGGCCTCTACCATCGGCTTCAGCTGCGCTATCGCCATCTCCGCGAAGCCGAGCCCGCCGATCTGCTCCACGACGCCTTCGTCTTCTTCCTGCGTCCCGACACCCGCCCCCTGGCCCAGCTGCTGGAGGAGACTTCGCCGGAGACTCTGTCGCCGGAAATCCTGGAAAAGCGGCTATGGGATCTCGCCTGCGGCCTCGCCTCCAACCGCCGCCGGTCGGCGTGGTCGAGGAGGGTGGTTCCCATGCCGGAGGTGCGGCAGACCTCACCGCGCCAAGGGGCGGAGGACGAGGCCGCCGCCCGGGACGCCCTGGCCAAGCTCGACCGCTGCCTGGAGGGGGAGAGCGAGGAGGGCTATCTCTACTACCAGCTGCGCTATGTCGACGGCCTCAAGCCGCGGGAGATCGCCACCGCCACGGGCCGGGCCATCGAAGAGATCTATCGTCTGCGCCAGGTCCTCGACAGCGCCCTGCGGCGGTGCGCTGAGCGCTTGGGGTTGAGCAAGCCATGAGCGGTGGAAGGCCCAGAGACTTGGCCAGGAGCGCCCTGGCGATGGCACTGCTGGGGGGTGCGGTGGTGCTCCTGCCGGCACTGATCGCCGGCTGCGGAGGTAGCGAGCCCGAGGTTCCCTATCCCGCCGTGGTGCGGGGGCACCAGGAGGTCGTCCTGGAGCCCGGCGCCGACGGCGGCACCGAAGCCGTGCCTCTCTTCCTGGATCCCGGGGTGGAGCTGGGGCTGTGCCTGCAGGTGCCGGCGACGGTGGACACCACCGCCTGGCGCGGGAGCTTCGCATTGGACGGCAGAACCCTCGGTCCGGCGGTGCCACCGTCGGCCCGGGTCGCCACCACCGTGTGTTTCGAGGTCGAGCTGCCCCGGAGCGCCGCCGGCACCGGCGCTCTGGAGCTCTGTGGCTGGCTGGAGGACGGCTCCTCCGGAGAAGTCCGGTCCTTACCCTGCCAGGCCTTGCGGCTGGAGGACCGGCCCCAGCGGCAGGGGATCCAGGAGCGGTTGAACGAGCTCTTGGGCACCGCCGGAGCCCGGCCGGTGGCGGAGCTGACGGCGGACCTCGACCGTCTCACCGCCGTCGCGGAGGAGGCGCTCCTGCCCGAGCTGGCGGTGCGCATCGAGCTCATCGCGGTGCACTTCCTATCCCTCGCCGGAGAGCGGACCGAGGCTTCCGAGCGTCTCGACACCTTGCCGCGGTGGCTGCACCACCCCGCCCTCAGCCGTCGCGCTGCCCAGGTGGCCTATCTGCGGGGGCAGATCGCTCTCCTCGACGGTCGCCGCCGGGAGGCCTGGCAGGCGTTCGAAGAGGCCGATGCCCTCTATCTGCGCGTCGCCGACCCCACCCGTTTCACCGTCGCCATGCAGCGGGCGGCGCTGCTCTCCGATGCCGGCGCCGGCCACGAGGCGGTGGAGCATTTGCGAGGGCGCCTCGACGAATGTCGGGTGGTGCCGTGCGACCCGGCGCTGCTGGCGGCGGGGCGATTGCAGGTGGCACGGCTGGTCCTCAACGACCCGTTCCGGACCCGGGACGACCTGGAGGCGGCGCGTCAGGGCCTCGTGGAGTATCGATCCGGCCTGCCCCAGGGGACGGGGGTGGCTGCCCTGCTGGTGGAGGCGGCCCTCCAGCTGGAATTGGGCGAGGATCCGGCTCCTACCTTGACGGAAGCCCGGCGGCTTGGGGCTTCCCAGGCGGGGCCGGCGGCGGAGGCCAGCCAGCCTTGGATTCGCTGGCTCGAGGGGCAGGCGGCGTTGGCCCGGGGGGACTCCGACCGAGCCCTGGAGGAGTGCCGCCGGATGCTCGACGAGAGCTCGGCCCCGGCAGCGGCGTGGGCTTGGAGCTGCATTGCCGACGCCTACCGCCGCCAGGAGCGCTTCGCTGCGGCGGATCTCGCCTACGCCAAGACCCTCGCCCTCCATGAAGGCACCGCCGGGGAGAGCCTGGGGCTGTCGGTGGTTTCGGGGCTGGGGCGGCAGGCGGAGGACGTGCTGCGGGCTGCCCAGGTGGCCGTGGATCTCGGTGCGGCGGAGCGGGCCTGGAGGCTGCTGGATCACCTGGATCGGCGCTCGGCCCACGAGGGAGAGCGGCGGCGCTGCCGTCAGTCGGTCCTCGCGGCGGCCTCCGGGGCCACCGGGGAGAGTCTCCGGTGGGCGGCAGAATGGCGCAGGATCG
This window encodes:
- a CDS encoding DNRLRE domain-containing protein, translated to MSYFRAVVLCFLLLCTAPLAAEPAPALAGDNLITNPWFRSAGDPTDAGLDGWSQPQNIWGTSQKLSNPTPDGVTGTAARFAAGSGDGQDHSGEDAYLSTVVVSDPALRTLRFQTWVVSLFLEEATVTVYGGSGAQGPWTQVWQPWATTTSGNGVWEQLPLVETEIATGYPYYRIELHGRYQAGRNQGVKYTGVYFATSASGTSPEPPNPPSNLQATALSTSQIQLTWTDASTDETGFEIQRSADQGASYQNLVALGAGAETYVDGGLAAATEYRYRVRAVGSGGASPWAGPVTASTLSGGGGGGGGETSSFPPAADAYVYSARPTNNYGAETVLRARTGQYRSFLAFEIDPGTVESAVLRVTSNAPTSVPTAVSLTEPAAAAWNETSITWNNQPALGATLGTLPSSAPSDVLELDVTTAAATAALGSGRFTVALTGTGSGQSFFLSRESTVGPPELVVTYAGGTEPPPVADLPHLEIGPSPALLLDAGDVVQLTASWYDADGNPTPLPPGAQVVWTSSNPERVSVDANGLATVITDDTFTLIAAAADGADLHVPAVASIATGAVMMPGIVDLDASLLLDLAVDPAASVDLGYLTLTVQRTAQTEVLGAGDLATFGTAASIAVQSVEVQTDSVILRGNSPPFEAVYEHLNIDLDASALERIADVYADAGFPSWDGSPVDVTPAVGASAITPKALSDCDFSINPSFSPSSQFKLQLDNGAIVAMAIGFEGLMGIGVPEVRWQTQVECAFEVLPRLWLFPIPLHAVATFHFYAYIKPGVEIGLDLGQSDGGVEVGSPTFEYSTLLYGGLEWDDVDGLRLPSGFEDPELTGSGTTPYVSGPQTADMTLSARSYVELGVKASLYPGVFPSDPTGAFDTAVILDIFFLANQFATQGEIFIPGEAFLGPADPEYLGPTMTDAALWDFFPFKSIETGTFTERVLEIFGWDLVDGAAFEVDPITITELSVTAAGPELEAVHDPVWINGAIPHHWPSTDLESRWTPSLFQDLWRPIQNFEIWARPPGAPEFSLLGAGNSVNFSPLEGQEGVWEFRSFDSILPFFPSASAVETVTVKEAPPVLVTPVDPEIVGTLGDVWVLDLYAYNIGASAKTYTLSNDTGPSWLTVEPDEEITIAPGVIIPHLLRVDCTGTEPIPPTWIELTLDVDGELETFPYPVFAGCENFSVEPEVVVLKGTVADPPVVVEGELTIHNRTDQELPWTSSPTTDLPFSLAPAGGFVAAESDELVTVSAACTVGGVTESEIEISVPGDQRTITLRLECADSGGNSWGDPHLVTHDGVHYDFQAHGEMVLSRAPNAGFEVQVRQAGGSGGRVSYNKAAALLVGTDRVGFYVNPPGGGGPLMVNGEAVALADGETYDLPGGGSVSRTSSTYTVLWPSIGPGASSYVRVKRSGSSVTYFNVRVHPAAALAGTLVGLLGNYDGHGTNDFVLRDGTPLPSPPSFDQLYDCSVTDCFAYDDPRGWIIRDSAESLFDYDIGLGPLDYAPENGSMYPLVETSLDDFDPALVAWAQSQCVAAGITDPMLLQACILDIVVSGDVEMGLEAGEVGTGTETEPSTEVCDGFDNDLDGLIDNGGVCICLDGTAGGRDYRFCGATVPWAVARTACLAQGLDLAKIQDAAENQAVALWIRNNSSQARWIGLTDEGQEGNWIWTDGTPAGFFNWGFMQPSGGTTENCVEHAEHPIDGDSWNDLPCDALRGFICE
- a CDS encoding CHAT domain-containing protein; the protein is MALLGGAVVLLPALIAGCGGSEPEVPYPAVVRGHQEVVLEPGADGGTEAVPLFLDPGVELGLCLQVPATVDTTAWRGSFALDGRTLGPAVPPSARVATTVCFEVELPRSAAGTGALELCGWLEDGSSGEVRSLPCQALRLEDRPQRQGIQERLNELLGTAGARPVAELTADLDRLTAVAEEALLPELAVRIELIAVHFLSLAGERTEASERLDTLPRWLHHPALSRRAAQVAYLRGQIALLDGRRREAWQAFEEADALYLRVADPTRFTVAMQRAALLSDAGAGHEAVEHLRGRLDECRVVPCDPALLAAGRLQVARLVLNDPFRTRDDLEAARQGLVEYRSGLPQGTGVAALLVEAALQLELGEDPAPTLTEARRLGASQAGPAAEASQPWIRWLEGQAALARGDSDRALEECRRMLDESSAPAAAWAWSCIADAYRRQERFAAADLAYAKTLALHEGTAGESLGLSVVSGLGRQAEDVLRAAQVAVDLGAAERAWRLLDHLDRRSAHEGERRRCRQSVLAAASGATGESLRWAAEWRRIDGEIEELLGQLTRLELPASLAREAESAPLQRALQERLLTLWRTWPGCDQPRWPAGGGADYRAFAVDDEVILLRRIALGKVVADQRTPLAREELTRLTEEVTVALRRRDLDDQAWRRLLAPAAAALLPRNLADLEPVTTFALHGRLQLLPLAALPLPEGAWLGERTVVALQPAGAGAGSPAAASAARPGLFVVDPLGDLPHARRSAEAYGARFPGATILERGAASRRALEQHLGEAGWLHLDTHARYEPAFPELSSLALADGPLRFVELAALPAPGRFANLSGCRTAAWHPTADSGRYGLGGLMARLGTPWTVATRAPLPDRSAEVYNRAFYAAVAAGIEAPKAHGQALAELRKKYPAAAWGALLLLHAPEFPSGLDQSPASPEPASEPAPRKIPGMDS